A genomic region of Flavobacteriales bacterium contains the following coding sequences:
- the dnaJ gene encoding molecular chaperone DnaJ yields the protein MAEKRDYYDVLGVSRDAEATEIKKAYRKLALKYHPDKNPDDKDAESRFKEAAEAYEVLSNSEKRAKYDRFGHAGMGGGGFGGGSMNMDDIFSQFGDIFGGGGSPFDSFFGGGGGGRGGARARRGSNLRIRVKMTLEEVANGTTKKVKVARMKNTGKVSYSTCPTCNGIGRVNRVTETILGRMQTASTCPQCGGDGKIVSSKEPGVNADGLECFEEVVEIKVLAGVSDGMQLNVRGKGNAGPKGGPAGDLIVVIEEIAHESLHREGSNLHFDLYISLSDAVLGTKVEVPTVSGKARISLHAGVQSGKILRLKGKGLPRVEHYGKGDLLVHINVWTPQSLSKEEREFFERFRESDRGKPKPNQNDKSFFDRVKEMFS from the coding sequence ATGGCGGAGAAGAGAGATTATTACGACGTACTGGGAGTATCGCGGGATGCGGAGGCTACAGAGATCAAGAAGGCCTATCGCAAGCTCGCGCTTAAGTATCACCCGGATAAGAACCCCGACGACAAGGATGCGGAATCGCGCTTTAAGGAAGCTGCCGAGGCCTATGAGGTCTTGAGCAACAGTGAAAAACGCGCGAAATACGACCGTTTTGGCCACGCCGGTATGGGCGGAGGTGGCTTTGGTGGGGGCAGCATGAACATGGACGACATCTTCAGCCAGTTCGGAGATATCTTCGGCGGAGGTGGTTCGCCGTTCGACAGCTTCTTTGGTGGCGGTGGTGGCGGACGCGGTGGCGCACGTGCTCGCCGAGGAAGTAACTTGAGAATTCGCGTAAAAATGACCCTTGAAGAGGTTGCCAACGGAACCACCAAGAAAGTGAAGGTGGCGCGAATGAAGAATACGGGGAAGGTGAGTTACTCGACTTGCCCCACTTGTAATGGAATAGGCCGTGTGAATCGTGTTACAGAGACCATTTTGGGTCGTATGCAAACGGCCTCAACGTGTCCACAATGTGGTGGTGACGGAAAGATCGTGAGCAGCAAAGAGCCCGGTGTCAATGCCGATGGGTTGGAGTGCTTTGAGGAAGTGGTAGAGATCAAAGTTCTGGCCGGAGTAAGCGACGGAATGCAATTGAACGTTCGTGGAAAGGGTAACGCAGGACCCAAAGGGGGACCCGCCGGAGATTTGATCGTGGTAATCGAAGAAATTGCTCACGAGTCGCTACATCGCGAAGGAAGCAACCTTCACTTCGACTTGTACATTAGCCTGTCGGATGCCGTATTGGGGACAAAAGTAGAAGTACCAACGGTTAGCGGTAAAGCTCGAATAAGTCTCCATGCAGGCGTCCAGAGCGGCAAGATCCTACGCCTCAAAGGTAAGGGTTTGCCTAGGGTTGAACACTACGGTAAAGGAGATCTGTTGGTTCATATTAACGTTTGGACCCCTCAGAGTCTCAGCAAAGAAGAACGAGAATTCTTTGAACGGTTCCGTGAAAGTGATCGCGGAAAGCCAAAGCCGAATCAAAACGACAAATCCTTCTTTGATCGAGTAAAGGAAATGTTCTCTTAA
- a CDS encoding ATP-binding cassette domain-containing protein has translation MSLLLAEQIVKDYSGHRALDDVSIEVPKESIFGLLGPNGAGKTSLIRIINQITAPDSGRIVLDGTPLKPEHIEQIGYLPEERGLYKKMKVGEQALYLARLKGMSTSDAKAKLKDWFKRMDMIDWWDKKVEELSKGMAQKVQFITTVLHEPKLLIFDEPFSGFDPINANLIKDEIMRLRERGSTVIFSTHRMESVEEMCDHIALINKSKKILDGKLSKIKEDYKNGIFKVEFHRGTLPTELSADMVVLEQDSSSTRIQLTNGASSNDLLQKLLPSIQIDHFSEVVPTVNDIFIRTVQNAAS, from the coding sequence ATGAGTCTACTCTTAGCAGAGCAAATCGTAAAGGATTACTCAGGGCATCGCGCCCTCGACGACGTTTCCATAGAGGTTCCAAAGGAATCGATCTTTGGATTACTTGGGCCCAATGGAGCAGGTAAAACCAGTCTAATTCGAATCATCAATCAGATCACGGCTCCCGATTCGGGCCGAATCGTGCTCGATGGCACGCCCTTAAAGCCCGAACATATCGAGCAAATCGGTTATTTACCCGAGGAGCGCGGCTTGTACAAGAAAATGAAGGTCGGTGAGCAGGCTCTGTACCTCGCTCGCCTAAAAGGAATGAGCACGTCCGATGCCAAAGCTAAACTGAAAGATTGGTTCAAGCGGATGGACATGATCGATTGGTGGGATAAAAAGGTAGAGGAACTGAGTAAAGGAATGGCTCAAAAAGTACAGTTCATCACTACGGTACTTCACGAACCCAAACTCTTGATCTTCGACGAGCCGTTCAGCGGATTCGACCCCATCAATGCAAACCTGATCAAGGACGAAATTATGCGGTTGCGTGAGCGGGGTTCTACCGTTATATTCTCCACCCACCGGATGGAGAGCGTTGAAGAAATGTGCGATCATATCGCACTGATCAACAAGTCGAAAAAGATACTCGATGGAAAGCTCAGCAAGATCAAAGAAGACTATAAAAACGGGATCTTCAAGGTAGAGTTCCATCGCGGGACATTGCCCACTGAATTGTCTGCCGACATGGTAGTATTGGAGCAAGATTCGAGCAGCACTCGCATTCAACTTACCAATGGTGCGTCTTCGAACGATCTGCTGCAGAAGCTTTTACCAAGCATTCAGATCGACCACTTCTCGGAGGTGGTTCCGACCGTTAATGACATCTTTATCAGAACCGTTCAAAATGCCGCGTCATGA
- a CDS encoding ABC transporter permease — protein sequence MNRTGLIIQREYLSRVRKKSFVVMTLLGPILMASLFIVPVLIAESGSPQQEMLVLDETDLFTGYLADNDEVRYTYLDEMDLDQAKTQLKENEAYGLLYIPCGQHCDLNYIEKSIQIYSEKTIGIDLKYGIKRQLEREIENLKLRRDSVDLAKIEAAKTSITISTISLEGEKEEENFSEATTAVGFIMAFLIYMFIFLYGAQVMRGVIEEKSSRIVEVIISSVRPFQLMLGKIVGVAMVGLTQFLLWVILTFAIVTVAQLAFFGDTYSSTEIASQMSGSEVEAAMQAAQNEAIPKIMKVIDSINFPLIIGCFIFYFLGGYLLYGALFAAIGSAVDNESDTQQFMLPVTIPLILAIIVAQTTITNPESPIAFWFSIIPFTSPIIMMVRVAMGVPTMDLVISMILLVLGFLGTVWVAAKIYRTGILMYGKKVSYGEILKWIKFKG from the coding sequence ATGAATAGAACCGGATTGATCATTCAGCGCGAATACCTATCACGCGTTCGCAAAAAGTCTTTCGTCGTAATGACTTTGCTCGGCCCTATTCTCATGGCCTCTTTGTTCATCGTTCCTGTTCTGATCGCTGAAAGCGGTTCGCCGCAGCAGGAAATGTTGGTCTTGGACGAGACGGACTTGTTCACGGGTTATTTGGCTGATAATGACGAGGTACGATACACCTACCTAGACGAAATGGACCTGGACCAGGCGAAAACACAGCTCAAGGAAAATGAAGCTTATGGCCTCCTTTATATTCCTTGCGGGCAGCATTGTGATCTCAACTACATCGAGAAGTCAATTCAGATCTACTCGGAAAAGACCATCGGTATCGATTTAAAGTACGGGATCAAGCGGCAACTAGAGCGTGAGATCGAAAACTTGAAATTGCGACGCGACAGCGTTGATTTGGCAAAGATCGAAGCGGCGAAAACCTCGATCACCATTAGCACTATCAGTTTAGAAGGTGAAAAAGAAGAAGAGAATTTCAGTGAGGCGACCACAGCGGTCGGCTTCATCATGGCGTTCTTGATCTATATGTTCATCTTCCTGTACGGAGCTCAGGTGATGCGCGGAGTGATCGAGGAGAAATCGAGCCGAATCGTCGAAGTGATCATCAGCTCGGTACGCCCCTTTCAGCTCATGCTTGGAAAGATCGTCGGGGTAGCCATGGTCGGTTTGACTCAATTCTTGCTGTGGGTCATCCTCACCTTCGCGATCGTAACCGTGGCACAGCTGGCATTCTTTGGCGACACCTATAGCAGTACGGAGATCGCCAGTCAAATGAGCGGTTCCGAAGTGGAAGCCGCTATGCAAGCGGCACAAAACGAAGCCATTCCTAAGATCATGAAGGTGATCGACAGCATTAATTTTCCTTTGATCATCGGTTGTTTCATATTCTATTTCCTGGGTGGATACCTTCTGTACGGTGCGCTTTTTGCGGCCATTGGTTCAGCAGTGGATAACGAAAGTGACACACAGCAATTCATGCTACCTGTTACGATACCGCTCATACTTGCCATCATAGTAGCTCAAACGACCATCACAAACCCGGAAAGTCCGATCGCCTTTTGGTTCTCGATCATACCCTTCACCTCGCCCATCATTATGATGGTACGCGTAGCAATGGGAGTGCCGACGATGGATCTCGTCATTTCAATGATCTTGTTGGTACTCGGCTTCTTGGGTACGGTATGGGTAGCAGCCAAGATCTACAGAACGGGAATATTGATGTACGGTAAAAAAGTTTCGTACGGCGAAATACTGAAGTGGATTAAATTCAAAGGATGA
- a CDS encoding mechanosensitive ion channel, translating into MTLNEFFTKVKETLEFPLIETKHFELTLWGILAIVLIIVAARAILWLIKKFLNRRLTNNAIDKGSKYAYYQVVKYIVYLVTLLLVFEASGVQLTVLLASSTALLVGLGLGLQALFKDLVSGFLILTERTVTAGDIIEVDGLVGRVHEVDNRTTKVITRDDTVVIVPNHKFVDENVKNWTQNSRVARFRVTVGVSYGSDVSLVRKLLVDCAKEHGDVVQTPAPFVFFSDFGDSALIFDLLFFSENLYRIEKIKSDLRFMIDQKFRKNGVQIPFPQRDVWFRNEITASRPDEPLDE; encoded by the coding sequence ATGACCTTGAACGAGTTCTTTACGAAGGTCAAAGAGACGTTGGAATTCCCGCTGATCGAGACCAAGCATTTCGAACTCACTCTGTGGGGCATACTCGCTATAGTTCTCATTATCGTAGCCGCCAGGGCCATACTCTGGTTGATCAAGAAGTTTCTGAACCGCCGGCTTACGAACAATGCGATCGACAAAGGCAGTAAGTACGCCTACTATCAGGTCGTCAAGTACATCGTTTATCTGGTAACCCTACTCTTGGTATTCGAGGCCAGTGGGGTTCAATTAACGGTGCTCCTCGCCTCCTCTACCGCTTTGCTCGTCGGTTTGGGGCTCGGACTTCAGGCCCTCTTCAAAGATCTGGTTTCGGGCTTCCTGATCCTCACCGAACGAACCGTAACGGCCGGTGATATCATTGAGGTGGATGGGCTCGTCGGGCGTGTTCACGAAGTCGATAACCGCACAACGAAAGTGATCACTAGGGACGATACGGTAGTGATCGTACCGAACCACAAATTCGTCGATGAAAATGTAAAGAACTGGACACAGAATAGTCGTGTAGCGCGTTTTCGAGTGACCGTGGGCGTTTCTTATGGGTCCGATGTGAGCCTGGTTCGCAAGCTTTTGGTCGATTGTGCCAAGGAACACGGCGACGTCGTTCAAACCCCTGCCCCTTTCGTTTTCTTCAGCGACTTCGGCGATAGCGCGCTGATCTTCGACCTGCTCTTTTTTAGCGAGAATTTATACCGCATTGAAAAGATCAAAAGCGACTTGCGATTCATGATAGACCAGAAATTCCGCAAAAACGGAGTGCAAATTCCTTTTCCTCAGCGCGATGTTTGGTTTCGCAATGAGATTACGGCCTCTCGGCCGGATGAACCTCTCGACGAATGA
- a CDS encoding sigma-54-dependent Fis family transcriptional regulator has translation MARILIIEDEQSIRNVLKNILKDENKDYQVDEAADGKEGVDMLRKESYDLIMSDIKMPGLDGIEVLERARILSPDSAVVMISGHGDIDTAVECIKKGAYDYISKPPDLNRLLNTVRLALDRTSLVEENKRLKKKVSKRYEMIGDSEPIQKIKEMIEKVAPTDARVMITGPNGTGKELVVHQIHEKSDRSKGPMVEVNCAAIPAELIESELFGHEKGAFTSAVKQRKGKFELAQGGTLFMDEIGDMSLSAQSKVLRALQESKITRVGGDKEIKVDVRVIAATNKDLTEEIKEGRFREDLYHRLSVILIKVPSLNDRADDIPLLADHFLEQIATEQGTAKKRFAPQALEVLKKIDWTGNIRELRNVVERLTILCGSEITEQDVKIYASK, from the coding sequence ATGGCAAGAATACTGATCATAGAAGATGAACAGAGCATACGCAACGTGCTCAAGAACATCCTGAAGGACGAGAATAAGGATTACCAGGTCGATGAGGCCGCCGACGGTAAAGAAGGTGTGGACATGCTCCGAAAGGAGTCTTACGACCTGATCATGAGCGATATCAAGATGCCCGGATTGGATGGCATCGAGGTTTTGGAACGCGCGCGGATCTTGAGTCCGGACAGTGCCGTAGTGATGATCTCGGGACACGGAGATATCGATACGGCCGTGGAGTGTATTAAAAAAGGGGCTTACGACTACATTTCGAAGCCTCCCGATCTGAACCGGTTGTTGAATACCGTGCGTTTGGCTTTGGATCGCACTTCTTTGGTGGAAGAAAACAAGCGCCTAAAGAAAAAGGTGAGCAAGCGCTACGAGATGATCGGAGACTCCGAGCCCATTCAGAAAATCAAGGAGATGATCGAAAAGGTAGCTCCGACCGATGCTCGGGTGATGATCACCGGCCCCAATGGAACGGGAAAAGAATTAGTGGTCCATCAAATTCACGAGAAGAGCGACCGCAGCAAGGGTCCGATGGTTGAGGTCAACTGCGCTGCTATTCCGGCCGAGCTGATCGAAAGTGAGCTCTTTGGACACGAGAAAGGGGCTTTTACTTCCGCTGTTAAGCAACGCAAGGGAAAGTTTGAGTTGGCCCAGGGCGGCACGCTTTTCATGGATGAGATCGGCGACATGAGTTTGAGTGCTCAAAGTAAGGTCTTGAGAGCTTTACAGGAAAGTAAGATCACCCGCGTTGGTGGAGACAAGGAGATCAAGGTCGATGTGCGCGTGATCGCGGCGACGAACAAAGATTTGACCGAAGAGATCAAAGAGGGGCGGTTTCGGGAGGACCTATATCACCGATTGAGTGTGATCTTGATCAAGGTTCCGAGTTTGAATGACCGAGCCGATGACATTCCACTACTTGCCGACCATTTTCTGGAGCAAATCGCAACTGAACAAGGTACCGCGAAGAAACGCTTCGCGCCGCAGGCGCTAGAGGTCTTGAAAAAGATCGACTGGACGGGAAATATCCGCGAGTTGCGCAATGTGGTGGAGCGCCTGACCATTCTTTGCGGTTCGGAAATCACCGAGCAGGATGTGAAGATTTACGCGAGCAAATAG
- the thrS gene encoding threonine--tRNA ligase, with protein sequence MVNITLPDGSVRSFDGPVSAHDVAKDISHGLARNVLSAQVNGETVEIHDPITEDSTLTLFTWDDAQGKKAFWHSSAHVLAQALEKMYPGVKLTIGPAIDNGFYYDIDLGDQVFSEKDFPAIEKKMLELAREKADFKMRAVSKADALDFYKKQGNEFKVELIENLEDGTITFCDHSDFTDLCRGGHIPNTGLIKAVKVLNGAGAYWRGDEHKPQLTRIYGVSFPKQSMLAEHLELLEEAKKRDHRKLGKELGLFTFSQKVGQGLPLWLPKGAMLREHLEQFLKKAQKAAGYMPVITPHIGNKELYVTSGHYAKYGKNSFQPIETPQEGEVYLLKPMNCPHHCEIYKSEPRSYKDLPIRYAEFGTVYRYEQSGELHGLTRVRGFTQDDAHLFCTPDQLKDEFKKVIDLVLYVFTALGFEDFTTQISLRDPETPEKYIGKTENWEKAERAIIEATEEKGLKTVTELGEAAFYGPKLDFMVKDALGRSWQLGTIQVDYNLPERFELEYVGSDNQHHRPVMIHRAPFGSMERFVAVLTEHCGGNFPLWLTPDQVIILPISEKYVDYAYKVENELKNYDIRALIDERSEKTGRKIRDAEVGKIPYMIVVGEKEQEAGTVSVRKHGEGDMESMELEAFARHLTEEANAMIKDFIN encoded by the coding sequence ATGGTGAACATCACACTTCCTGATGGATCGGTCCGCAGTTTTGACGGACCAGTGAGTGCACACGACGTGGCGAAAGACATTAGTCACGGCTTGGCCCGTAATGTATTATCGGCTCAAGTAAATGGTGAAACGGTCGAAATTCACGACCCCATTACGGAGGACAGTACGTTGACGTTGTTTACCTGGGACGATGCTCAGGGTAAGAAGGCCTTTTGGCATTCATCGGCCCACGTGTTGGCGCAGGCCTTGGAGAAGATGTATCCGGGCGTGAAATTGACTATAGGTCCGGCCATAGACAACGGTTTTTACTACGACATAGACTTGGGGGATCAAGTGTTCTCTGAGAAGGACTTTCCGGCGATCGAGAAGAAGATGTTGGAATTGGCTCGTGAGAAGGCGGATTTCAAGATGCGGGCAGTATCAAAAGCAGATGCGCTTGATTTCTACAAGAAGCAAGGGAACGAGTTCAAGGTCGAGTTAATCGAAAACCTTGAGGACGGTACCATCACCTTTTGCGACCACAGCGATTTTACGGATCTGTGTCGCGGGGGGCATATCCCGAATACGGGATTGATCAAAGCAGTTAAAGTATTGAATGGAGCCGGAGCCTACTGGCGCGGAGATGAGCACAAGCCACAGTTAACGCGTATTTACGGGGTGAGTTTCCCGAAGCAAAGTATGCTCGCCGAGCATTTAGAGCTATTGGAAGAGGCGAAGAAGCGCGACCACCGAAAGCTCGGTAAGGAATTGGGCTTGTTTACCTTTAGTCAGAAAGTCGGACAAGGACTACCGCTTTGGTTGCCAAAGGGAGCCATGTTGCGCGAGCACCTGGAGCAGTTCTTGAAGAAGGCGCAGAAAGCAGCGGGTTACATGCCGGTGATCACGCCGCATATCGGAAATAAGGAGCTCTACGTGACCAGCGGTCACTATGCAAAATACGGGAAGAATAGTTTTCAGCCGATCGAGACTCCTCAAGAGGGTGAGGTTTATTTACTCAAGCCCATGAATTGCCCTCACCACTGTGAGATTTACAAATCAGAGCCGCGCAGTTACAAGGACCTTCCGATTCGCTACGCCGAGTTCGGAACAGTATATCGCTACGAGCAAAGTGGCGAGTTGCACGGGTTAACGCGTGTTCGCGGGTTTACCCAAGACGACGCTCACTTGTTCTGCACTCCGGATCAGTTGAAAGACGAATTCAAAAAAGTGATCGACTTGGTGCTTTACGTATTTACTGCGCTAGGTTTCGAGGACTTTACAACTCAAATCAGTCTGCGTGATCCGGAAACTCCGGAAAAATATATCGGTAAAACCGAAAACTGGGAAAAAGCAGAGCGCGCCATTATTGAAGCAACGGAAGAGAAAGGCTTAAAAACCGTAACCGAATTGGGCGAGGCTGCTTTTTACGGTCCAAAGCTCGACTTTATGGTAAAAGATGCCTTGGGTCGTTCATGGCAGCTAGGTACTATTCAGGTCGACTACAATTTACCTGAGCGCTTTGAGCTTGAGTATGTCGGTAGCGACAACCAACATCACCGACCCGTTATGATCCACAGGGCGCCATTTGGCTCTATGGAGCGTTTCGTGGCGGTTTTGACGGAGCACTGCGGCGGTAATTTCCCGTTGTGGCTGACTCCAGACCAGGTCATCATTCTCCCTATCAGCGAAAAGTATGTCGATTACGCATACAAAGTTGAGAATGAGCTAAAAAATTACGATATTCGCGCCCTCATTGACGAACGCAGTGAAAAAACGGGTCGGAAGATACGTGATGCGGAGGTCGGCAAGATCCCGTATATGATCGTAGTTGGTGAGAAAGAACAAGAGGCGGGTACCGTTTCCGTTCGAAAGCACGGTGAAGGAGACATGGAATCTATGGAGCTCGAGGCCTTTGCGAGGCACTTGACGGAAGAGGCAAACGCCATGATTAAAGATTTTATTAACTAA
- the infC gene encoding translation initiation factor IF-3 has protein sequence MRRRRGRGPQRRREEDPHKINRKITATEVRLVGENVEQGVYSIDKALQMAEDQGLDLVEISGKADPPVVKIIDYKKFLYDQKKKQKQIKSNAQKVVVKEIRFGPNTDEHDYEFKLKHARKFLEDGAKLKAFVFFKGRTILFKDKGEILLLRLAQELEDIGKVEQLPKLEGKRMIMLMAPKANKK, from the coding sequence ATTCGTAGAAGAAGAGGGAGAGGGCCTCAACGTAGACGCGAAGAAGATCCACACAAAATCAACCGCAAAATCACCGCAACGGAAGTTCGTTTGGTAGGTGAAAATGTCGAACAAGGAGTCTACTCGATCGATAAAGCATTACAGATGGCTGAGGATCAAGGGTTGGATTTGGTTGAAATCTCTGGAAAAGCTGATCCTCCGGTAGTTAAGATCATCGACTACAAGAAGTTTCTGTACGACCAAAAAAAGAAACAGAAGCAGATCAAGTCGAACGCGCAGAAGGTCGTGGTCAAAGAAATTCGGTTCGGACCGAATACCGACGAGCACGATTATGAGTTCAAGCTCAAGCATGCGCGCAAGTTTTTGGAAGATGGTGCCAAGTTGAAGGCCTTCGTTTTCTTCAAGGGACGTACCATTCTTTTCAAGGACAAAGGTGAAATCTTACTGTTGCGTTTGGCGCAGGAGCTAGAGGACATCGGCAAAGTGGAGCAGCTTCCTAAGTTGGAAGGTAAGCGTATGATCATGCTTATGGCTCCGAAGGCCAACAAGAAGTAA